From Thermoleophilaceae bacterium, the proteins below share one genomic window:
- a CDS encoding ABC transporter ATP-binding protein — translation MTETLAAPTRRGPADAGALIELREVSRRYEVGENVVVALDRVSLSVEAGEFIVVLGPSGSGKTTLLNMIGALDSPSDGRVVIGGRDISHASRKELFRFRRNTVSFVFQTFNLFPTLTALENTEFGADVAGRPDARETAREILSRVGLGGREAHFPHELSGGEQQRVAIARALAAGNPLLLADEPTGELDFQTGVQILDLLHEQTHELGTAVVVVTHNREIARVAHRVVELSSGRIVSDAPPAGGPADVSTLQW, via the coding sequence ATGACCGAGACGCTGGCAGCCCCCACGAGGAGGGGTCCTGCCGACGCCGGGGCCCTGATCGAGCTGCGCGAGGTCTCCCGCCGTTACGAGGTGGGCGAGAACGTGGTGGTCGCGCTCGACAGGGTGAGCCTGAGCGTGGAGGCCGGCGAGTTCATCGTGGTGCTCGGCCCGTCGGGCAGCGGCAAGACCACGCTGCTCAACATGATCGGGGCCCTCGATTCTCCCAGCGATGGACGGGTGGTCATCGGCGGCCGTGACATCAGCCACGCGTCGCGCAAGGAGCTGTTCCGCTTCCGCCGCAACACCGTGTCGTTCGTGTTCCAGACCTTCAACCTGTTCCCGACACTCACCGCCCTCGAGAACACGGAATTCGGGGCGGACGTGGCCGGCCGGCCGGATGCCCGTGAGACAGCGCGCGAAATTCTCAGTCGCGTCGGCCTCGGCGGGCGCGAGGCGCACTTCCCGCATGAGCTGTCTGGTGGCGAGCAGCAGCGCGTGGCAATCGCACGTGCGCTCGCGGCCGGCAATCCGCTGCTGCTTGCCGACGAGCCAACGGGCGAGCTCGACTTCCAGACAGGCGTGCAGATACTCGACCTGCTGCACGAGCAGACCCACGAGCTCGGCACGGCGGTGGTGGTGGTCACGCACAACCGTGAGATCGCCCGCGTGGCACACCGCGTGGTGGAGCTGAGCAGCGGGCGGATCGTGTCCGACGCGCCGCCGGCCGGCGGTCCGGCGGACGTGTCGACCCTCCAGTGGTAG
- a CDS encoding universal stress protein, whose protein sequence is MSEAPILICFDGSDEAKHAIEQAGAILAGGRAIVLNTWELLTVPVGGYGLDQFAAGIPVQEVETATRDRAEKLAADGAELARAAGFEAEPAVAEGPPAAAIVDTANERGAKLIVIGSRGYGGLKGSMMGSVSNQVVHHAPCPVLVVKAAD, encoded by the coding sequence ATGAGCGAGGCGCCGATCCTGATCTGCTTCGACGGCTCGGACGAGGCCAAGCACGCGATCGAGCAGGCCGGGGCGATCCTCGCCGGCGGACGAGCGATCGTGCTGAACACCTGGGAGCTGCTCACCGTGCCGGTGGGCGGCTACGGCCTCGACCAGTTTGCGGCCGGCATCCCGGTGCAGGAAGTGGAAACGGCCACGCGCGACCGCGCAGAGAAGCTGGCCGCGGACGGTGCCGAGCTTGCCCGCGCAGCGGGCTTCGAAGCCGAGCCGGCGGTGGCGGAGGGCCCCCCGGCCGCCGCGATCGTGGATACGGCGAACGAGCGTGGCGCAAAGCTGATCGTGATCGGCTCGCGCGGCTACGGCGGGTTGAAGGGCTCGATGATGGGGAGCGTGTCGAACCAGGTGGTCCACCATGCCCCCTGCCCGGTGCTGGTGGTGAAGGCGGCCGATTAG
- a CDS encoding AzlC family ABC transporter permease: MGFWHRYRRGVRVAVPFAVAVGVFGLSFGVLAREAGMGSLAPVVMSITTFAGSAQFAVTSVLGTGGGVAAACIAALLLNARYGPIGMSVASALRGGRLKRLVEAQIVVDESWALSNQGGGRFDRGILIGAGTLLYASWVVGTTIGVLAGDLIGDPNKLGLDAAFPALFLALLVGQIRSRRAAVAAAAGGAIALIVTPFAKPGVPLIVACLACVLGWRRKPDEDRGWAPAETIAEELP, encoded by the coding sequence ATGGGCTTCTGGCATCGCTACCGCCGCGGTGTTCGGGTGGCGGTGCCGTTCGCCGTCGCCGTCGGCGTGTTCGGTCTCTCGTTCGGCGTGCTCGCGCGCGAGGCGGGGATGGGCTCCCTGGCGCCGGTGGTGATGTCCATCACCACGTTCGCGGGCTCCGCCCAGTTCGCCGTCACGTCGGTGCTCGGCACGGGCGGGGGAGTGGCCGCGGCCTGCATCGCAGCCCTGCTGCTGAACGCCCGCTACGGCCCGATCGGCATGTCGGTGGCCTCCGCGCTGAGGGGTGGCCGGCTCAAACGCCTGGTGGAGGCGCAGATAGTGGTGGACGAGTCGTGGGCGCTGTCGAACCAGGGCGGCGGCCGCTTCGACCGCGGGATCCTGATCGGCGCCGGAACGCTGCTCTACGCGTCGTGGGTGGTGGGCACCACGATCGGGGTGCTGGCGGGTGACCTGATCGGCGACCCGAACAAGCTCGGCCTCGACGCCGCGTTCCCCGCGCTCTTCCTGGCCCTGCTCGTCGGCCAGATCCGCTCCCGCCGCGCCGCCGTGGCCGCCGCCGCGGGAGGGGCCATCGCCCTCATCGTCACCCCATTCGCCAAGCCCGGCGTGCCGCTGATCGTCGCCTGCCTCGCGTGTGTTCTCGGCTGGCGGCGCAAGCCCGACGAGGATCGCGGCTGGGCCCCGGCCGAGACGATCGCGGAGGAGCTGCCATGA
- a CDS encoding sigma-70 family RNA polymerase sigma factor has protein sequence MTTTLTKLPVSETGFETETEKSAGKGWQDEGGLDSLQQFLNEARRYPLLTAAEEIELAKRIERGDMAAKDRMINSNLRLVVSIAKKYQGQGLTLGDLIQEGVIGLIRAAEKFDWRRGFKFSTYATLWIRQAIQRGLHNTSRTIRMPVHIAQRERKISRVERELNVKLGREPSIEEIAEVAELPIEEVEEIKKASQPMASLDQPVGDDGDSAFGDFLSSDKPEPQEEVVMNFRDEAVRKALDKLPERERDVVELRFGVGLAEPTPLRETGRVLGMSAERVRQLEERALRQLAESGDLDSLREAA, from the coding sequence GTGACGACTACTTTGACGAAGCTGCCCGTCTCCGAGACGGGGTTTGAGACTGAAACCGAGAAGAGCGCCGGCAAGGGCTGGCAGGACGAGGGCGGCCTCGACTCCCTGCAGCAGTTCCTTAACGAGGCGCGGCGTTACCCCCTGCTCACCGCCGCTGAGGAAATCGAGCTGGCCAAGCGGATCGAGCGCGGCGACATGGCGGCCAAGGACCGGATGATCAATTCGAATCTCCGCCTGGTCGTTTCGATCGCGAAGAAGTACCAGGGCCAGGGCCTCACCCTCGGCGACCTGATCCAGGAGGGCGTGATCGGGCTGATTCGCGCTGCCGAGAAGTTCGACTGGCGGCGTGGCTTCAAGTTCTCCACCTACGCGACGCTGTGGATCCGTCAGGCGATCCAGCGCGGGCTGCACAACACCTCGCGCACGATTCGGATGCCGGTTCACATCGCCCAGCGCGAGCGCAAGATCTCGCGTGTGGAGCGTGAGCTGAACGTGAAGCTCGGCCGTGAGCCCTCGATCGAGGAGATCGCCGAAGTGGCGGAGCTCCCGATTGAGGAGGTCGAGGAGATCAAGAAGGCATCGCAGCCGATGGCGAGCCTCGATCAGCCTGTGGGCGACGACGGCGACAGCGCATTTGGCGACTTCCTGAGCTCCGACAAGCCGGAGCCGCAGGAAGAGGTCGTGATGAACTTCCGCGACGAGGCGGTCCGCAAGGCGCTCGACAAGCTGCCCGAGCGTGAGCGCGACGTCGTGGAGCTGCGCTTCGGCGTGGGGCTCGCTGAGCCCACCCCGCTGCGGGAGACCGGCCGCGTGCTCGGCATGTCCGCCGAGCGGGTGCGCCAGCTCGAGGAGCGGGCGCTGCGCCAGCTGGCCGAGAGCGGCGACCTCGACTCGCTGCGCGAGGCGGCTTAA
- a CDS encoding AzlD domain-containing protein, with translation MSATWAAVVIVGVATIAIKSAGTLLLGGRQLPARITGMIELLAPVMLAALVVSNTFGGDHKLVLDARAAGLAAAAIPIALRAPLLVTVVVAAATAAIIRAI, from the coding sequence ATGAGCGCTACCTGGGCGGCCGTGGTGATCGTCGGAGTGGCCACGATCGCGATCAAATCCGCCGGCACCCTGCTGCTCGGCGGCCGGCAGCTGCCGGCGCGGATAACCGGGATGATCGAGCTGCTGGCCCCCGTGATGCTCGCCGCGCTCGTGGTGAGCAACACCTTCGGCGGTGACCACAAGCTCGTGCTCGACGCCCGCGCGGCGGGCCTGGCGGCCGCCGCCATCCCGATCGCGCTGCGGGCGCCGCTGCTCGTAACGGTGGTCGTAGCCGCCGCCACGGCGGCCATCATCCGGGCGATCTAG
- a CDS encoding ABC transporter permease, translated as MPGGLRRWLIWSWRDLRARWMVVAATGLVIAMGTGVYASLGNQRGWRRSSLNASYAKANAHDVRLTLGEGDYAPAGSLAAAVRALRRHAGAQRVEERLVAPTQVDASSGGRTVLVPGRIVGIPPDSRIDLISVNGGRALSAADAGSPVAVLEQHFAKVYGLPATGSVSIGGTRLHYVGRGMTPDYFIVTSAAGWGAESSLAVVFLPLATAQRLSGHAGVNELVARLAPGANARAFGQQASAAIRRALPGTGVTVTLLADEDAHRTLYRDARNDQKIFDVYAYLLLAGAAFVAFNLVSRVVEAQRREIGIGMALGVPPRALALRPFLLGAEVALLGVVFGVGVGIGFGELLKMLMADQLPLPRYTSPFSLQMFAVAAALGFVLPLVATAVAVRRGVALTPVEAIRGARTEAGGLAPLLRRVPLPGRTLAQMPLRNVLRTPRRTLLTVLGIGAVLTALVSLGGMIDSMRATVNESEQQTRSTSPERLSVTLTGLVPRDSAAIKQVAANPAVGAAAPEIAVPAELAGRKRIELSLEVLDAGSPVWHPAVSHGSFRPGQPGIVISSRAARQLRVHVGDTVVLRHPRVSAAGRVDVVDSRVRVAALHSNPFRFLAYMDESQAGLMNMTGLANAMTVVPAPGKTQAAVERALFGRPGVAAVQPASSLTDAAQKAIDEFLSAIILTEGIVLLLALLVAFNSSSISADERRRESATMFAFGVPVRSAALLAVLENLVIGLLATGLGLALGYLVTRWVVSSLMPQTFPELGAQMALSVGTLLMVVLAGVVAVGLAPLLTVRRLRRMSVPSTLRVVE; from the coding sequence ATGCCCGGCGGCCTGAGACGCTGGCTCATCTGGTCCTGGCGAGACCTTCGCGCGCGCTGGATGGTCGTGGCCGCCACCGGGCTCGTGATCGCGATGGGCACCGGCGTCTACGCGAGTCTCGGCAACCAGCGAGGGTGGCGGCGATCCTCGCTCAATGCGAGCTACGCAAAGGCGAACGCCCACGACGTGAGGCTCACGCTCGGCGAGGGCGACTACGCGCCGGCGGGAAGCCTCGCGGCGGCGGTGCGCGCCCTGCGTCGCCACGCCGGCGCCCAGCGCGTGGAGGAACGGCTCGTGGCACCGACGCAGGTGGACGCCTCGAGCGGCGGGCGGACCGTGCTCGTGCCGGGGCGGATCGTCGGCATCCCGCCGGACTCGCGGATCGACCTGATCTCGGTGAACGGCGGTCGAGCCCTCAGCGCCGCGGACGCCGGTTCCCCAGTTGCGGTTCTCGAGCAGCACTTCGCGAAGGTGTATGGCCTGCCCGCCACCGGTTCCGTGTCGATCGGCGGCACGCGCCTCCACTACGTGGGACGCGGCATGACGCCGGACTACTTCATCGTCACGTCCGCCGCGGGCTGGGGCGCCGAATCCAGCCTTGCCGTCGTGTTCCTGCCGCTTGCCACCGCGCAGCGGCTCAGCGGCCATGCCGGCGTGAACGAGCTGGTGGCACGCCTCGCGCCCGGCGCGAATGCGCGCGCGTTTGGGCAGCAGGCGTCCGCGGCCATCCGCCGCGCGCTGCCGGGCACGGGCGTGACCGTGACGTTGCTTGCGGACGAGGACGCGCACCGCACGCTCTACCGGGACGCGCGCAACGACCAGAAGATCTTCGACGTGTACGCGTACCTGCTGCTGGCCGGCGCCGCGTTCGTGGCGTTCAACCTGGTGAGCCGCGTGGTGGAGGCGCAGCGGCGCGAGATCGGGATCGGCATGGCGCTGGGAGTGCCGCCGCGCGCGCTGGCTCTCCGCCCGTTCCTGTTGGGCGCGGAGGTGGCGCTGCTCGGCGTGGTGTTCGGAGTGGGCGTGGGGATCGGCTTCGGCGAGCTGTTGAAGATGCTGATGGCCGATCAGCTGCCGCTTCCGCGCTACACGAGCCCCTTCTCCCTGCAGATGTTCGCTGTGGCGGCCGCGTTGGGCTTCGTGCTGCCGCTCGTGGCCACGGCGGTGGCCGTGCGGCGCGGGGTGGCGCTCACCCCGGTGGAGGCGATCCGCGGCGCGCGGACCGAAGCCGGTGGACTGGCACCTCTGCTGAGGCGTGTGCCGCTCCCGGGGCGGACGCTCGCGCAGATGCCGCTGCGGAATGTGCTTCGCACACCGCGCCGCACCCTGCTCACCGTGCTCGGCATCGGCGCCGTGCTCACGGCGCTCGTGTCGCTCGGCGGGATGATCGATTCGATGCGCGCGACGGTGAACGAGAGCGAGCAGCAGACCCGGTCGACCAGCCCGGAGCGGCTGTCGGTGACGCTGACCGGTCTCGTGCCGCGGGACTCTGCCGCCATCAAGCAGGTGGCGGCCAACCCGGCGGTAGGCGCGGCGGCGCCGGAGATCGCGGTGCCGGCGGAGCTGGCGGGCCGCAAGCGAATTGAGCTGTCGCTCGAGGTGCTGGACGCGGGGAGCCCGGTCTGGCATCCGGCCGTGAGCCATGGGAGCTTCCGGCCAGGGCAGCCGGGGATCGTGATCTCGTCGCGGGCGGCACGCCAGCTCCGTGTGCACGTTGGGGACACGGTGGTGCTCCGCCACCCGCGCGTGAGCGCCGCCGGCCGCGTGGACGTGGTGGATTCGCGCGTTCGGGTGGCCGCGCTCCACTCGAATCCCTTCCGCTTCCTCGCCTACATGGACGAAAGCCAGGCTGGGCTGATGAACATGACCGGCCTGGCGAATGCAATGACCGTCGTGCCCGCTCCCGGGAAGACGCAGGCGGCGGTGGAGCGCGCGCTGTTCGGCCGCCCTGGAGTGGCCGCCGTCCAGCCGGCGTCGTCGCTCACGGACGCCGCCCAGAAGGCGATCGACGAGTTCCTCTCGGCGATCATCCTCACCGAGGGGATAGTGCTCCTCCTGGCGCTGCTGGTGGCGTTCAACTCGAGCAGCATCAGCGCCGACGAGCGCAGGCGGGAGAGCGCCACGATGTTTGCGTTCGGGGTCCCGGTCCGCTCCGCTGCCCTCCTGGCCGTGCTGGAGAACCTCGTGATCGGGCTGCTCGCCACGGGGCTCGGGCTGGCGCTTGGCTACCTCGTCACTCGTTGGGTGGTGAGCAGCCTGATGCCGCAGACATTCCCGGAGCTGGGCGCCCAGATGGCGCTGTCGGTGGGCACGCTGCTCATGGTCGTGCTCGCCGGCGTGGTGGCAGTTGGGCTCGCGCCACTCCTCACGGTGCGCCGCCTGCGCCGGATGAGCGTGCCGTCCACGCTGCGAGTGGTCGAGTAG
- the cpaB gene encoding Flp pilus assembly protein CpaB gives MSRRRLAITLALALLSGWLAASDVRSKERRIQKSVGPLTSALVARTDIAPGKRVGRGDVQLRQLPARYLPPDALRSDADALGLRAAVPVPRGAYVTASALASPSSAGSGAPTLAPGERALDVNVSNTGAAELGGPGARVDVLVTTGKGGGAGRTSLALQDVQLLGVRQGSGDQSDHLIATLRVTVRQAVYLTAAQNFAQEVRLLPRPRGDRGGAGRLSIGGRQL, from the coding sequence ATGAGCCGCCGCCGCCTGGCGATCACGCTCGCGCTCGCTCTGTTGAGCGGCTGGCTCGCGGCCTCGGATGTCCGCAGCAAGGAGCGCCGTATCCAGAAGAGCGTTGGCCCGCTCACCTCCGCGCTCGTGGCCCGCACCGACATCGCGCCTGGCAAGCGCGTTGGGCGGGGAGACGTTCAGCTGCGGCAATTGCCGGCGCGGTACCTGCCGCCCGACGCCCTTCGCTCGGACGCCGATGCGCTCGGGCTTCGGGCGGCCGTACCGGTGCCGCGCGGCGCGTACGTCACGGCGTCGGCGCTGGCCAGCCCGAGCAGCGCCGGCAGCGGCGCACCCACGCTTGCCCCGGGCGAGCGCGCGCTGGACGTGAACGTGTCGAACACCGGGGCGGCCGAGCTCGGCGGACCCGGCGCGCGCGTGGACGTGCTCGTCACCACGGGCAAGGGCGGCGGCGCCGGCCGAACGAGTCTGGCCCTCCAGGACGTGCAGCTCCTGGGGGTGCGTCAGGGGAGCGGCGACCAGTCGGACCATCTGATCGCGACGCTGCGCGTGACAGTGCGCCAGGCGGTGTACCTCACCGCCGCACAGAACTTCGCGCAGGAGGTGCGCCTCCTTCCGCGCCCGAGGGGCGACCGCGGCGGCGCAGGCAGGCTGAGCATCGGCGGGAGGCAGCTCTAG